In Paenibacillus phoenicis, one genomic interval encodes:
- a CDS encoding YneF family protein — MDIVIPIITLIVGLVGGFVIGVFYLRRQLTKMQNDPQMLQKMAKQMGYNLNSKQMQRAQQLMKNQGGPLPGAGRTTKKRK; from the coding sequence ATGGATATCGTTATTCCAATTATTACTTTAATCGTCGGTCTGGTTGGCGGTTTTGTGATCGGGGTCTTTTACCTCCGCAGACAGTTAACGAAGATGCAAAACGACCCGCAAATGCTGCAGAAGATGGCGAAGCAAATGGGGTATAACCTGAACAGCAAGCAGATGCAGCGTGCGCAGCAGTTGATGAAGAATCAAGGCGGCCCATTGCCGGGGGCGGGACGAACGACGAAGAAGAGAAAATAA
- the queG gene encoding tRNA epoxyqueuosine(34) reductase QueG — protein sequence MSMAETGMTRLPEGDNRWAQLKREIQEAAAEFGIDDIGFASADPFLSLKAILQDRRDKGYESGFEEPDLDKRVYPELSLTEPASLISIAVAYPSKLENPPKSAPGERRGILARSAWGRDYHQVLREAMAKLEAFIRERVPEARIESMVDTGALVDRAVADRAGIGFKGKNCAIISPKWGSWIYLGELITNVPFPPDTPVEEDCGECTKCIDACPTGALVGPGELNAQRCISFLTQTKGFLDEEFMVKMGNRLYGCDTCQIVCPKNKGKSWNHRPELAPDPETVKPLLLPLLDLSNREFKERFGDSAAAWRGKKPIQRNAVIALGNFKDSASVPKLIDILLHDPRPELRGTAAWALSRIGGKEAEEAIDRALDAEQEEEVRVRLRAAKQKLQASIGD from the coding sequence ATGTCTATGGCGGAAACCGGCATGACGCGTTTACCGGAAGGAGACAATCGCTGGGCGCAGCTGAAGCGGGAGATTCAGGAAGCAGCTGCGGAGTTCGGGATCGACGATATCGGCTTTGCCAGCGCGGATCCGTTCTTGTCGCTGAAGGCGATTTTGCAGGACCGGCGCGATAAAGGCTATGAATCCGGCTTTGAGGAGCCGGATCTCGACAAGCGGGTGTACCCGGAATTGTCGCTTACGGAGCCGGCTTCATTGATATCCATCGCGGTAGCCTATCCGTCGAAGCTGGAGAATCCCCCGAAGTCAGCGCCCGGCGAGCGGCGGGGCATCTTGGCCCGCTCTGCTTGGGGGCGGGACTATCATCAGGTGCTTCGCGAAGCGATGGCGAAGCTGGAAGCCTTCATCCGCGAGCGCGTACCCGAAGCGCGGATCGAGAGTATGGTCGATACCGGGGCATTGGTAGACCGGGCGGTGGCGGACCGGGCAGGGATCGGCTTTAAGGGGAAAAACTGTGCGATCATCTCCCCCAAGTGGGGCTCGTGGATTTACCTCGGCGAGCTGATCACCAACGTGCCGTTTCCTCCGGATACGCCGGTGGAGGAGGATTGCGGTGAGTGCACCAAATGCATCGACGCGTGCCCGACGGGAGCGTTAGTTGGCCCCGGTGAGTTGAACGCGCAGCGGTGCATTTCTTTTTTGACGCAAACCAAAGGGTTTCTGGACGAAGAATTTATGGTGAAGATGGGCAACCGCCTCTATGGTTGCGATACCTGCCAGATTGTCTGCCCGAAAAACAAAGGCAAGTCCTGGAATCATCGGCCTGAGCTGGCTCCCGATCCCGAGACCGTTAAGCCTCTGCTGCTGCCATTGCTGGATTTAAGCAACCGTGAGTTCAAAGAACGTTTTGGCGACAGCGCCGCGGCCTGGCGGGGCAAAAAACCGATCCAACGCAATGCGGTCATCGCGCTTGGCAACTTCAAAGATTCGGCTTCCGTGCCGAAATTAATAGATATACTGCTTCATGACCCGCGGCCAGAGCTAAGGGGAACTGCAGCTTGGGCGCTTAGCCGAATCGGAGGCAAGGAGGCCGAGGAAGCAATCGACCGGGCGCTTGACGCCGAGCAGGAGGAAGAAGTGCGGGTTCGGCTTCGGGCGGCCAAGCAGAAGCTGCAGGCTTCCATCGGAGACTGA
- the mutY gene encoding A/G-specific adenine glycosylase has protein sequence MRGNRETRVFFSTELLSWYERSKRDLPWRRHRDPYYIWVSEIMLQQTRVDTVIPYFQRFIERFPTIRDLAEAPEEEVLKCWEGLGYYSRARNLQAAAKQVMERHGGIVPDTKAEVSALKGVGPYTTGAILSIAFNRPEPAVDGNVMRVLSRYFLIEEDVAKAGTRTLMEELAAELIPEGRASDFNQALMELGALVCTPKSPQCLICPVMARCAGRLEGAEERLPVKSKAKPPRPEYRLAALVEGGGALAGRVLVRRRPDTGLLARMWELPHIPADAVPGEGAGLPDGPAMDRLAAALAAAGVPARPGGALLNAEHTFSHIHWNLRVFRFDAEIPMEAAGRGVGPAAVAETAAAYDAAGGADSAARPQASDAGAAADDTAAEYRWITREDMDNLAFPNVFLRILNGYFGA, from the coding sequence ATGCGGGGAAACAGGGAAACACGGGTATTTTTCAGTACAGAACTGCTTAGTTGGTATGAGCGGTCGAAGCGGGACTTGCCTTGGCGCAGGCATCGCGATCCTTATTATATTTGGGTGTCGGAAATTATGCTGCAACAGACGCGTGTGGATACGGTGATTCCGTATTTTCAGCGGTTTATCGAGCGGTTTCCGACGATTCGGGATCTGGCAGAGGCGCCGGAGGAAGAGGTGCTGAAATGCTGGGAGGGCCTTGGCTATTATTCGCGGGCCCGCAATCTGCAGGCCGCGGCCAAGCAGGTGATGGAGCGGCACGGAGGGATCGTGCCGGATACCAAGGCGGAGGTATCCGCCTTGAAGGGGGTTGGCCCGTATACGACCGGGGCGATCTTGAGCATTGCTTTTAACCGCCCGGAACCGGCGGTGGACGGTAACGTCATGCGGGTGCTGTCGCGCTACTTCCTCATCGAGGAAGACGTCGCGAAGGCTGGGACACGCACCCTCATGGAGGAGCTGGCCGCGGAGCTGATCCCGGAAGGGCGGGCCTCCGATTTTAATCAGGCTTTGATGGAGCTGGGCGCGCTTGTCTGCACGCCTAAGTCGCCGCAATGCCTGATCTGTCCGGTGATGGCCCGCTGCGCCGGCCGGCTCGAAGGCGCGGAGGAGCGCCTGCCGGTCAAGAGCAAGGCGAAGCCGCCGCGGCCGGAGTACCGGCTCGCCGCCCTCGTCGAAGGCGGCGGGGCGCTGGCCGGCCGCGTGCTCGTGCGCCGGCGGCCGGACACGGGGCTGCTCGCACGGATGTGGGAGCTGCCCCACATCCCCGCCGACGCCGTGCCGGGCGAAGGCGCCGGCCTCCCCGACGGCCCGGCGATGGACCGGCTGGCGGCGGCACTGGCCGCCGCCGGGGTGCCCGCCCGGCCGGGCGGGGCGTTGCTGAACGCGGAGCACACGTTCAGCCATATCCATTGGAATCTCCGCGTGTTTCGTTTTGACGCGGAGATTCCAATGGAGGCGGCCGGCCGCGGCGTAGGGCCCGCGGCCGTGGCCGAGACCGCCGCGGCGTATGACGCGGCGGGCGGCGCCGACTCGGCGGCCCGGCCACAGGCCTCGGACGCCGGGGCCGCCGCCGATGACACCGCAGCCGAGTACCGGTGGATCACTCGGGAAGATATGGATAACCTGGCGTTCCCGAACGTGTTCCTGCGTATTCTGAATGGGTACTTTGGCGCTTAA
- the rnhA gene encoding ribonuclease HI, with the protein MKEVTIYTDGACSGNPGPGGWGAVLMFNGHRKDLSGGEKMTTNNRMEIQAVISALSQLKEPCQVKVYSDSAYVVNCFQQNWIRGWLKNGWKNSKNQPVENRDLWEELWRLMGIHKVEYIKVKGHSDNELNNYCDQLAREAIKRLSS; encoded by the coding sequence GTGAAGGAAGTGACGATTTATACGGACGGGGCTTGCTCCGGGAATCCCGGTCCAGGGGGATGGGGCGCGGTGCTGATGTTTAACGGGCATCGGAAGGACCTGTCCGGCGGCGAAAAAATGACCACCAACAACCGCATGGAAATCCAGGCGGTCATTTCGGCGCTTAGTCAATTAAAGGAGCCTTGTCAAGTTAAGGTATACAGCGACTCCGCTTACGTGGTCAACTGCTTTCAGCAGAACTGGATTCGCGGCTGGCTCAAGAACGGTTGGAAGAACAGCAAGAACCAGCCCGTCGAGAACCGCGATCTTTGGGAAGAGCTGTGGCGGCTCATGGGCATTCACAAGGTGGAGTACATCAAGGTCAAAGGACATAGCGACAACGAGCTGAACAATTATTGCGACCAGTTAGCACGGGAAGCGATTAAGCGTTTATCTTCGTAA
- the folE gene encoding GTP cyclohydrolase I FolE, translating into MSGLKDYVNTRVGDHREQIEYHVREILKLIGEDVKREGLLETPARVTRMYEEIFAGYEVDPRDVLGVTFEENHEELVIVKDIVYYSQCEHHMAPFFGKAHIGYIPSGRIAGLSKLARLVEAVTRRLQVQERITSQIADIMEEVLQPKGVMVVVEGEHLCMCSRGVKKPGSKTVTSAVRGSFRKDAASRAEFLSLIKD; encoded by the coding sequence ATGTCCGGATTGAAAGATTACGTCAATACACGGGTAGGCGATCATCGGGAGCAAATCGAATATCATGTTCGGGAAATCCTGAAATTGATCGGGGAAGACGTGAAACGCGAAGGGCTGCTCGAAACACCGGCCCGGGTGACGCGGATGTATGAAGAGATTTTTGCCGGGTATGAAGTCGATCCTCGGGATGTGCTGGGAGTTACCTTCGAGGAAAACCATGAAGAGCTTGTCATTGTGAAGGACATCGTCTATTACAGTCAATGCGAGCATCATATGGCGCCTTTCTTCGGCAAAGCCCATATCGGATATATTCCAAGCGGTCGAATCGCCGGGCTCAGCAAGCTGGCCCGTTTGGTAGAAGCGGTAACCCGACGCCTGCAGGTGCAGGAGCGGATTACCTCGCAAATTGCCGACATCATGGAAGAGGTGCTGCAGCCGAAAGGCGTGATGGTTGTCGTAGAGGGCGAGCACCTGTGCATGTGCTCTCGCGGCGTCAAGAAGCCAGGCAGCAAGACCGTGACCTCGGCCGTACGCGGAAGCTTCCGGAAGGA
- a CDS encoding HD-GYP domain-containing protein, whose protein sequence is MRFISIEDIEPGQYLGKTVYSANGTVLLSAGVQLTVFMINTLKRIGVTMLYIKDPEFDDIEIEDVLSEATKQAMFREMSETLQAIRSGKDWSARKINASVDSLLTDVLNNKEVLLQLTDIRTADNAAYLHAVNVSLISSMIGLNLGLGYSQLKDLAIGALLHDIGKSVELPEGANPKDPKNHHTWRGYELLRHKREFNLLIAHTALQHHERLDGKGIPRGIAGDEIHLFPRIVAVANMYDNLISGASKDGRVLLPHEACEHLMACSEQELDHEVLVEFMRIISVYPNGTSVRLGTKETGVVVRQHRGLPGRPVIRIVRGTGDELDVNEVDLATETTLFIEAVLA, encoded by the coding sequence ATGCGTTTCATCAGTATCGAGGATATCGAACCGGGGCAATATTTAGGTAAAACGGTGTATTCCGCCAACGGCACCGTGTTGTTGTCGGCAGGGGTTCAGCTTACGGTTTTTATGATTAACACGCTTAAGCGGATCGGTGTGACAATGTTATACATTAAAGATCCGGAATTCGATGATATCGAAATTGAAGATGTGCTCAGCGAGGCGACCAAGCAGGCGATGTTCCGGGAAATGTCCGAAACGTTGCAGGCTATTCGCTCCGGCAAGGATTGGAGCGCGCGCAAAATCAACGCGAGCGTGGATTCCCTGCTGACTGACGTGTTGAACAACAAAGAGGTATTGCTGCAGCTCACCGACATTCGGACAGCGGACAATGCCGCTTATCTTCATGCGGTGAACGTCAGCTTGATCTCTTCGATGATTGGACTGAATTTGGGGCTCGGGTATTCCCAACTCAAGGATTTGGCGATTGGCGCGCTGCTGCACGATATCGGCAAATCAGTGGAACTGCCGGAAGGAGCCAATCCAAAAGACCCTAAAAACCACCATACCTGGAGGGGTTACGAGCTGCTCCGCCATAAACGCGAATTTAATCTGTTGATCGCCCATACGGCATTGCAACACCATGAGCGTCTGGACGGCAAAGGAATCCCGCGGGGAATTGCCGGGGACGAGATCCATCTGTTTCCGCGTATCGTCGCCGTCGCGAATATGTACGACAATTTGATCAGCGGCGCAAGCAAGGACGGGCGGGTCTTGCTGCCGCATGAGGCTTGCGAGCATTTGATGGCTTGCTCGGAACAGGAGCTGGACCACGAGGTGCTGGTGGAGTTTATGCGCATTATCTCCGTGTACCCGAACGGAACCTCAGTTCGTCTTGGGACGAAGGAAACCGGCGTGGTGGTCAGACAACACCGGGGATTACCGGGCCGGCCTGTTATTCGGATCGTGCGGGGCACCGGCGATGAGCTGGACGTGAATGAGGTTGATCTCGCGACTGAGACAACGTTGTTTATCGAGGCGGTTTTGGCGTGA
- a CDS encoding superoxide dismutase, producing the protein MAHELPALPYPANALEPYIDEQTMIIHHDRHHNTYVTNLNAALESAPELQSKSVEELISNLDAVPESIRTAVRNNGGGHANHSLFWKVIGPGGGGAPTGAVAAAIDSDLGGFDKFKEEFTKAATTRFGSGWAWLVVGKDGKLAVTSTPNQDSPLFEGLTPILGLDVWEHAYYLKYQNKRPDYIAAFWNIINWDEVNRRYEAAKK; encoded by the coding sequence ATGGCACATGAATTGCCTGCTTTGCCTTACCCGGCAAACGCACTGGAACCTTATATCGATGAGCAAACGATGATCATCCACCATGATCGGCACCATAACACGTATGTCACCAACTTGAACGCTGCGCTGGAAAGCGCGCCGGAACTGCAGAGCAAAAGCGTGGAGGAGCTGATCTCCAACCTGGATGCCGTTCCGGAGAGCATCCGCACGGCCGTACGCAACAACGGCGGTGGACATGCCAACCACAGCTTGTTCTGGAAGGTCATCGGCCCCGGCGGCGGCGGTGCGCCCACCGGCGCTGTAGCTGCTGCTATCGACAGCGACCTCGGCGGCTTCGATAAATTCAAAGAGGAATTTACCAAAGCGGCGACCACCCGGTTTGGCAGCGGTTGGGCGTGGCTGGTCGTCGGCAAGGACGGCAAGCTCGCGGTCACCAGTACGCCGAACCAGGACAGCCCGCTCTTCGAAGGCTTAACGCCGATTCTTGGCCTGGACGTTTGGGAGCACGCGTATTATTTGAAGTACCAAAACAAACGGCCGGATTACATCGCCGCGTTCTGGAACATCATCAACTGGGACGAAGTGAACCGCCGGTATGAGGCTGCGAAGAAATAA
- the lepB gene encoding signal peptidase I translates to MEPVMDSEQKAASDPERSANELQAEATQPRWAAELWEMLKTIVIAFVIMLLLNLFVFNLSMVKGQSMQPTLEEQERLFVDRLVYRFHHPKRGEIVVLKDPSVDADRKPFLVKRIVAVPGDTVEVRDGQLFINGQPLDEPYTDSVIEDGDMPELKLEAGHYFVMGDNRHAGRSKDSRYFGSVKEKWIVGRAEFVFWPITKIRSL, encoded by the coding sequence ATGGAACCGGTCATGGATTCGGAGCAAAAGGCAGCGTCAGATCCCGAACGCTCTGCTAACGAGCTGCAAGCGGAAGCCACGCAACCGCGGTGGGCCGCAGAACTGTGGGAGATGCTGAAGACGATCGTTATCGCCTTTGTCATTATGCTGCTGTTAAACCTATTTGTTTTTAACTTATCAATGGTGAAGGGACAATCGATGCAGCCTACCCTGGAAGAGCAGGAGCGGCTGTTCGTGGATAGGCTGGTGTATCGGTTTCATCATCCGAAGCGCGGTGAGATCGTCGTGCTGAAGGATCCTAGTGTGGATGCCGACCGGAAGCCTTTTCTGGTGAAGCGAATCGTGGCGGTTCCCGGGGATACGGTTGAAGTGCGAGACGGCCAACTGTTCATTAACGGGCAGCCGTTGGACGAGCCATACACCGACTCGGTAATCGAGGACGGCGACATGCCGGAGCTGAAGCTGGAGGCCGGACATTATTTCGTGATGGGCGATAACCGCCACGCCGGACGAAGCAAAGACAGCCGTTATTTTGGCAGCGTGAAGGAGAAATGGATCGTTGGCCGCGCCGAATTCGTTTTTTGGCCGATTACGAAGATCCGTAGTTTATAA
- a CDS encoding GNAT family N-acetyltransferase, protein MLIRSFQLSDVNQVMELLQLALSEDCYEDTKCAFARQLSWDSELIMVAEVEEEIKGVLIGTIDQNTGCIYRMAVHPDYRRRGVGRNLVTAMEQRFQQRNVRRIMVAGDEHNKAIMPLYEAMGYGAGKFLEAFQKLGIAARTLTGSN, encoded by the coding sequence ATGCTTATTCGTTCCTTTCAGTTGAGTGATGTAAATCAAGTGATGGAGCTATTGCAGTTGGCCTTATCGGAGGATTGCTACGAAGACACCAAGTGCGCGTTTGCCAGACAACTTTCTTGGGATTCTGAGCTGATTATGGTTGCAGAAGTCGAGGAAGAGATCAAAGGGGTATTGATCGGGACGATCGATCAGAATACGGGATGCATTTACCGCATGGCCGTACACCCTGATTACCGCCGGCGCGGCGTCGGCCGCAACCTTGTGACCGCGATGGAACAACGGTTCCAGCAGCGGAATGTCCGTCGGATTATGGTCGCCGGAGATGAACACAATAAAGCGATCATGCCGCTCTACGAGGCGATGGGCTATGGGGCAGGCAAGTTTTTGGAAGCCTTCCAGAAGCTTGGTATCGCAGCCCGGACGCTGACGGGATCCAATTGA